In Sphaeramia orbicularis chromosome 10, fSphaOr1.1, whole genome shotgun sequence, the following proteins share a genomic window:
- the smim19 gene encoding small integral membrane protein 19: MGAHGMLGNEPEALDYSVHEAWNEATNVYLLVILVSFGLLMYARKNKRKIMRIFALPPTVGTNPEPNFYDSLQKVRLRQQLEMYSLARKFEQQQQQQQQQQQQQVLGQTDSVQLSME, from the exons ATGGGGGCTCACGGGATGTTGGGGAACGAACCGGAGGCCTTAGACTACTCCGTCCATGAAGCCTGGAACGAAGCCACCAATGTGTACCTGCTGGTGATCCTGGTCAGCTTCGGCCTGCTCATGTACGCCCGGAA AAACAAGAGGAAGATCATGCGTATCTTCGCCCTGCCTCCAACCGTCGGCACCAACCCAGAGCCCAACTTCTACGACAGCCTGCAGAAGGTCCGTCTGCGGCAGCAGCTGGAGATGTACTCTCTGG CCCGGAAGtttgagcagcagcagcagcagcagcagcagcagcagcagcagcaggtgctGGGTCAGACGGACAGCGTCCAGCTCTCTAtggaatga